The Heteronotia binoei isolate CCM8104 ecotype False Entrance Well chromosome 19, APGP_CSIRO_Hbin_v1, whole genome shotgun sequence genome contains the following window.
tccctccccccgccacgctttaagttggtcttaaaggtgcaacttgactcctactctgTTCTGCCTTAAAATGCAATTACAGACCAGAGTGCCCCAATTCTACAAGAAGAACCACCTGCAGGCACAGAAGTAGAGCTGAATTTGAACTCAAAGGCTCCTCAGGGGTTTGACCCTGATCAACCATGTTGACTTCAGATAATGTGGGGTGGGCGGCTCACCCTTTAATAGCTGCCCTGGGCAAGTCATCTTTCCCATGCCTTTGCATCACCTGGTGGGTGCCCGAGCCATGGCAATTATGTTAGGGTGTGGAGTACGACTAAGACACATGGACGGGGACCCCAGAAGCTGTGGCAGAAACAAGAGACAGGGCAGAGGTACACAGTGTAGTTCTAAAcagagacgaagaagaagatattggatttatatcccgccctccactccaaagagtctcagagcggctcacaatctcctttaccttcctcccccacaacagacaccctgtgaggtagatgaagatattggatttatatcccgccctccactccgaagagtctcagagcggctcacaatctcctttaccttcctcccccacaacagacaccctgtgaggtagatgaagatattggatttatatcccgccctccactccgaagagtctcagagcggctcacaatctcctttcccttcctcccccacaacagacaccctgtgaggtagatgaagatattggatttatatcccgccctccactccgaagagtctcagagtggctcacaatctcctttaccttcctcccccacaacagacaccctgtgaggtagatgaagatattggatttatatcccgccctccactccaaagagtctcagagcggctcacaatctcctttcccttcctcccccacaacagacaccctgtgaggtagatgaagatattggatttatatcccgccctccactccgaagagtctcagagcggctcacaatctcctttaccttcctcccccgcaacagacaccctgtgaggtgggtggggctggagaaggctctcacagcagctgccctttcaaggacaacctctgccagagctctggctgacccaaggccattccagcagctgcaagtggaggaggggggaatccaacccggttctcccagataagagagctctggctgatccaaggccattccagcagctgcaagtggaggagtggggaatcaaacccggttctcccagacaagagagctctggctggcccaaggccattccagcagctgcaagtggtggagtggggaatcaaacctggttctcccagataagagtctgcacagttaaccactacaccaaactggctctgtcctAAGTCCCCTGAAGTCAATGCAAAGGGCAGGGCAGGTGCAGGAGGGGGACGAGTCAAAGctatgccatagagcaggggtgtcaaactcatctgttatgagggccagttctgacataaatgagaccttgttgggccaggccatgtgtagtatacctatttaagattagatagcagagataaatgacacagacaaacatgaagattttttaaaaaaccccttaaaacagcacccattgatcttaaaggtgctttctttgtatctctcccacggaatccagggaactgggcaaaggaagctctggctctttccttccctccccagggggccaggagggggcaGAGCCAATAGAAGAAGGAGAGGcctggctcaatagctctgctgtgcgattgagagagcctggcaaagcaagctctgcctccccaccccttggggaggagtctcagccaatgcagaaaatagactttgtagctcctgtgctattgagcgagcctggcaaagcaagagagagaaggaagcagatgacagccagttgctcggggggcctgacaggagccctcccagagcctaattcggcccctgggctgcgtgtttgacacccctgccataaagttTAGGAGAAACAGAAGCCCCCTGGGGAGGGAGCAACAGGGCATGGATTTTGGCTGTTGGTCATGTGGACAGAAAACCACCCCTTCAGGAAGGACAGTTCCAGGACAGACCAGCCAAGACCAGGTGGAGATGCTTCTGGGACAAGAGATtagtttcttccccccccccccccgccactcccATGGGACCCAAGCTCGAGACAGGCATTGGGGGCAGGGAGGAAaggttttttaaaacacacacacacagaaagcaaAGACATTCTCCCAAGTCTGCAGACCCCTGAGGGGGCTCAGGACCTTCCTGGGGTCCCAACATGGGGGCAGCAAAGGGATGCCTAGTAGAGACCAGAGCTCCCTTCTCAAACAGGCACCAGAGGCGTGaagctatggttgccagcctccaggttggggctggagatctggaatgatGGCTCTCCAGCTACATAAATCGCTTATTATTTAGTTAAATCCCGTGTCCCACTTCTCCTGGACAGAacggcttctttgggaggtgggttGCATTATAGCATCATACCTTACCAaggtcccacccacccctccctaaactcctctctcccaggctccactttccaatctccaggtatttccaaacccagagctggcaaccagacACAGGCTGGGGTGGAGTAAGCTTTCCACTGAGTTAGGGGGCCAATCGTCCCCCTCCCCCATCGCTTCAGGGGTAGGCCGAGCCCCCTTGCTCGCGCTGACATCCCAGGGGGCAGCTGCTGTTCTGACCTTGCAAATCCCCGCGTGTTGCGGGAGAGCCAAGGGGCAAGGCCTTCTCTGCATTGGCGCCTGTGGCCAAGGCTGCAAATGCGAAGAATTCACCTTTTTGAAACAAAGGGAAGGTGCTGCACGGCCAGCTCCTCCCTGCCGGCTGCCCCAAAGACGCTGCGTCCACCCCAAGAGGCTCTGCAGCACGTCCCCCTTTCTGCTGCCCCCGagcaggtgggggcaagggatcccctggtttggaggccttcccccgcgTTTCGgggtcttcagaaagcagggggggtgtctgctgggtactccattatttcctatggagaccgattcccatacggaataatggagaattgatccgcgggtatctgggtcttgggggggggggctgttttttgaggtagaggcaccaaatttgcagcatagcatccagtgcccctcctcaaaagaccctccgggtttcaaaaagattggcccgaggggtccaattctacgagcccccaaagaaggtgcccttacccttcattctttccagtggagggaaggcctttaaaaggtctGTGGGGTCCCTtgcaatgtgacggccagaactccctccggAGTTCCCTTGTGCTTgctcccggccccacccccaaagtctcccggccccacccccaaagtccccagaccttgcttgaatcggacttggcaagaGCGCGCGCcggcagggggaggctccagctGGCCGGGCTGGCTCCTCCTTGCCGGGGCGGAGCGGAGCGGAGGAAGGGCGGCCGCGAGGAGCGGAGCCAGCGGCGGCCGGGCTCATGCAGGGGGGCTCGgtgcggcggcgggcggcggccGCGGGCTCCTCGCCGGGCAGGTGAGCGGGGTGGAGGCGCGCGCGGATGCCTCCCCGGGGGTCATctccagggctgccaactccaggttgtgaaattccgGGAGATTtaagggggggtggagtctgcagaacgcagaggggtttttttggggtggggaggggccgcCGCAGGGTGAGTCCGCCCTCTCCTCCGGGGGAGGTGTCTGGAGTTGGGATTccgggagatatccaggccccaccgggaggttggcaagccAGGCACTGGCTCAGGCTAGCTTGTAGTCGCAGCTCCTGAAACGGGATgacacttttggggggggggggcggccctgCCAGCTGCATCAGGGCTTTTCGTTCTGGTGGCTCAAGAAATGGTGTGTGCcgctttttttctccaggccagtttggtcagagATTCTGGAggtttccttcttctttttttgccatcttctgggcgtggagcagagggcactgggaggggggtgtttggGGGGAGGTAGTGGTGAATTTcttgcatcgtgcagggggttgggctagatgaaccctggagatcccttccagctctatgattcgaTGAAGTCTGGCGTCTCCCAGGGTGGCCCCCCTTGAGCAAGAGACAGCAGCCTGGCCAGAGCACTTTGGCCCCTCCCAGAAGACCCTGCAGTGGGGAGAATCCACCTGTGGACTCTCCAAGGCAGTGCtggtctggcaccctaggaaaggctaacttctCAATCCCCTcttgcactgataacgtcacagagtcacatggggacgcccagtttggcacccccagaaggcggacgccctaggcaatcgcctagtttggcTAGTGGCAGGGTCGACCCTGATGCTGGTCCCCCAAAGACACTCCTAGTCGTGGGGGCATCAGTTTTCTGGGCCGGAGTCTCCTCAGTCGCCCTCGGTCAGAGCTTCTCcctgagaacagagctacagagcaaagtctctattttctccattggctgaggctcctcccatgttttgccaggctctctcaatcgcacaacagagctactgagccaagcctctcttccttctgttggctgaggatcctccccctcctggtcccctggggaaggaaggaaagagccagagcttcttttgcccagttccttggagcccatgggagagagacaaagaaagcacctttaagaccaacgagtgcaaatgttttaagcatggtttattttaagttttttttaaaaaaaataaatctttaattgtgtttgtctatgtcctttataaagtatatatctctgctgcctaagaGATAggcagacatggcctggcccaacaaagtctcattgatgtcaaatctggcccttatttatttattttatttattatttattactttgcatttatatcccgccctctccgcaaactcattataacaaatgagtttgatacccctgaactAAATGGCCTGTGTGGcgccttccaactctgggattctactATTCTAACTCCAGAGTTATTCTCTTTGCTTTGTCTGGGTCCCTCCACAGGCTACTAATCTGTGGCAAATGCCAAAAAGTTCCTTACGGTGGCAGCCATGTTGGGAGGTTTAAATAAGAACTGCAGAATCCcgaagttggaaggggccatccaggccaactagtccagccccctgctcaacgcaggatcagcctagagcttCCCTGACCAGGATATAGAATTACAGAGTTTTATATCTTCCTTTTGTCCCGTGGCACGGAGTGTTAAAGCTctctcctcacaacctgagtttgatcccggtggaagctgggttcaggtaactggctcaaggttgactcagccttccatccttccgaggtgggtaaaaggagtccccagcttgctgggaggggagagtgtagatgactggggaaggcaatggcaaaccaccccgtaaaaagcctcccgtgatgcgacgtcatccagagtaaaaaacgactggtgcttgcacaagggactacctttaccttttttggtACATTATTTGTTGCTCAATCCCTGTTAAATTATATCTTCCTGTTAGATTATATCTTTCTAAAACTGTTGGTGCCATACCTGCTGTTGCCCACTTCTGTTTCTCCTTTAGCAGGCATGGATCAGCCAAAGAGGAGGAGGCCTGCAGGAACTCGCAGTTCCATTTCGACTTGTGGTTTTACTTCACTCTGCAGAATTGGCTGCTGGACTTTGGCCGCCCGATTGCCATGGTGAGTGCCGGAACAGCATCCTTTGTCGCCGCCTAGGGAGGCAGAGAAACAGAGATGAGTAAAGTCGAGCTCTGTGTGGGATTAAGAGATCCAAACTCTGGGCCAGGTGACCTAGCTACAATATTGGCCTTTCCCAAAATGGAGAATTTGTTGTAGGATATTAAattccaaaatggcagccaatgGCCAGGTGTGCCTGGTGTGGCAAAAACTCCTCGCTGTACCTTAAAGACATTTCTATCACAGCTTCGATGGACTGCCCTCACTTGATAAAATATGTGTGGTAGATCTACAGTTGACACAGGTCTATATGCATATAATGCACAGACGCACATTCATGGGACGTAGATCACAGGATCAAAAGACATGCAAGCCATACCTGTTTTTTTAACCCCCCCAAAATGAGTCCAGGAGCACACAAagcttaccgtatttttcgcaccataagacgcacttcccccccccaaaaaaagtgggggggaagtgtgtgcgtcttatggagcgaaggtacctaccttccgggggggcgatccgctgcctccgcctctgatcctggcacttcccccacgcctgcctgcctggctccagctctgacgcttacagcaagcgccaggatcgctccctccgccctccgatcccggcgcttgctgtaagcatcagagctgaagccaggcagacaggcacggaggaagcacgctgccctctccgcagccggcactcgcaaagcgctgggtttgcggagggggcgggtgcttcctccgtgcctgtctgcctggcttcagctctgatgcttacagcaagcgccgggatcggagggcggagggagcgatcctggcgcttgctgtaagcgtcagagctggagccaggcaggcaggcacggaggaagcacgctgccctctccacagctggcgctcgcaaagcactgggtttgcggagggggcagcgtggcgcttgctggaagaagctggagccaggcaggcaggcgcgggggaagcgccgggatcggaggcggagacAGCAGATCACCCCCCAGGGggaaggtgcatcctatcgtccggagcaccttatggtgcaaaaaatacggtataccaaggggaaaaaaactgttggttttaaagatgccgcTGGGCTCAAACTGTGttctgcagaccagcatggcaaCACACCTGAACCAAATAACTAAAAATGTATTATTGATCAAAATGGTCTAATCATTCCCTGTGGGGGGAATGGTGCAGAAATACTTTCATAGCAAAAAAAATCATATAGACCCATTTATTCCATATTCTTTAGCAGCGCTGGGGGTGCTGTCTTAGGAAAATAAATagtaaaaaataaatattgtgattcttagaagaagaagattggatttatatcccgccctatactctgaatctcagtgcggTCACagtctacctcccccccccccccgccgcccgccaacaacagacactgtgtgaggtgggtggggctaagagagctcttacagcagctgccctttcaaggacagctcctatgagagccatggctgactcaaggccattccagcagctgcaagtggaggaatggggaatcaaactcggttctcccagataagagtccacacacaaccaccacaccaaactggctctcttagaatcCAGAAGTCACATAAAAGTAAGCCCTGGAAAAAAGCAAACCAATGAGATTATTTATATGCAAAGAGCACTCGGACTTTTTGAgtaagtctactcagaatcccacCCAGGTCTATGCAGTGccgcttacttccaggaaagcatTTTTAGGATTGTACTTGGGTGGTTCCCTCTGAAGAGTCACCCACTTATTATGGGCTGCAGATAGGTGCAGCCCttctttcagctaaacattaggaagaacttcttgacaattAGGGCAGTTCCTTGGTGcatcaggcttccttgggaagtggtgggctctccttccttgggagctttttaaacagaggcctgatggccatctgacagcaatgctgattctgtgaacttaggcggatcatgagagggagggcaggaagggatgagcccgTGTTCGCCTCTCGTGGTTCTTTCTTAAATTCCTGGGATAATGCCAGTCATCGCTgtagggtcaggaaggaattttcctccaggcaagGTTTTTTGTTTCCCCTGGGCATAGAATGGGGGCACTGGGGGAGATGCGAAGTAGttatgaattccctgcattgtgcaggggtaggactagatgaccctttagatcaggggtgaccaagggtagctctccagatgttttttgcctacaactgccatcagccccaaccagcatggccaatggctggggctgatgggagttgtaggcaaaaaacatctagagagctaccgttggccacccctgctttagataacCCAGCCTCTATCGTTCGTTCTTTCAGATTCTGCTTCCGCTAGAATGGTTCCCACTGAACAAACCAAGCGCTGGAGATTATTTGCACATGGCTTACAATGTCATCACTCCCTTTCTTCTCCTGAAGGtaaagttttgtttgttttcagaaTGCCCCACTGGAAAGATAAACCCCAGAGCTGAGTCACAGCCGACTGGCTGGCTAAATTCCCTCCAACGCTTTGGGGTAGAGATGTGGGCATCCCATGGTCAAGAACATTCCCTTCCCTGGTTGTGATGAGTCATACCCAACTTTAGCAACATTAGCAGAACGTGCATCTGAACAAACATaaagacatcagaagagccctgctggatcagaccagtgagggtccatccagtccagcctcctgtctcacacagtggccagccagttcctctggagggccagcaacagggcagagaggccgaggtcttcccttgagaagaacgtctgaagagtcctgctgggtcaaagCAGtgaaagtccatctagtccagcctcctgtctcacacagcagccaactagttcctctggagggccaacaacagggcagagaggctgaggccttctcccgagaagaacatcagaagagccctgctgggtcagaccagggagggtccatctagtccagcctcctgtctcacacaggggccaaccagttcctctggagggccaacaacagggcccagaggccaaggccttcccctgagaagagcatcagaagagccctgctgggtcagaccagggagggtccatctagtccagcctcctgtctcacacaggggccaaccagttcctctggagggccaacaacagggcccagaggccaaggccttcccctgagaagagcatcagaagagccctgctgggtcagaccagggaggatccatctagcccagcctcctgtctcacacagtggccaaccagtttctctggggggccaataacagggcacagaggctggggggggggggtggaacctttGCTCTTTGCATTGCCTTATATAATTGGCTAAGCACATGCCTTAGTTCCCCAAAATGGATTCGCTTTGATAATTCCATTTCTCAGAGTGGCACTGGGGCACCATTGGCCACTGCTGTGCTACAGAGATTCTtcccagaaaaagcccagaagggaccGCTGTATTCATTGCCTGACAGATCCCGCCACATCTTCCTGCTTCCATGTGTGGATTAGCCCCAGTTccggaggtggggggtggggaggagttaAGTTGCGGGGGGGGTCCTGATTGGGTAGAAAGGGGctgtgaaaatattttaaattacatGGAAGcgagactccccccaccccttggaaAAAGCAAACCAATGAGATTAACTGTACACAAAAAGCACTGGGTTTTTCTGAGCGGGAGTACCCTCTCTGGATTTCTGTCACGCAGACGTGAGGTTAGTACCTTCTTCCATACCAGGAGGTAGAATTTGGGACCTTGCAAAGTAGATATCCTGCCCTTAAGTCTGTGCTGTGGGCATAGAGGAGGGGTCACTCACAGGGAAGGGGTGTGTGGGAGGCAGTTGTGAattacctgcattgtgcagggggttggattagatccctggaggtcccttccagctctgggttTCTGTGCATTAATATTTTCGTCAATTAGCTGTCCTAGGGGCAATGTGGAGCAAGTTGTTCAGGAGGGACCCAGCGGCAATGGGCAAAGCAGGAGTTtctggaggtggggggtggaTTGCCCGGCCTCCAGACACCTTCCCCAGAGAGATTCCAGCTCCCAAAGGTGCATGATTTATTCCAAGCACAGATTTGGAGCAGGGCCTCTCCTGGAGGTGGGGCTGGGACCGTTTTCTTTCTGGACCACGAAGCTCCTCTTTCCTTTGCAGCTCATCGAGCGCTCCCCCAAGACCCTCCCCCGGTCCATGGTgtacatcaccatcatcatcttcgTCATGGGAGCCAGCATTCACCTGGTGGGTGACTCCGTCAATCACCGGCTGATCTTCAGCGGCTACCAGCTCCACCTGTCGGTCCGAGAGAACCCCATCATCAAGAGCCTCAAGCCAGAGACGCTGGTAAAGGGCGGCTGGGTGGGTCtcttcctgggctttttttgtagcaggagctcctttgcatattaggctacaccccaccgatgcttactgtaggccctggaagaagagccctgggagctcttgcaggattggctacatcagggggggtgtagcctaatatgcaaaggagttcctgctacaaaaaaagccctggtctcttcTCTCGGGGCTGTTTCTCTGCCAGCCCATCCCTGCCTTGATGTTGCTCCCATTTCGTTCCTTTCCAGATCGATTCTTTTGAGCTGCTGTATTACTACGATGAATATCTTGGTCATTCCATGTGGTAAGTCTGGCGCAGGATTCATCCTTTCGCTACCACGGGGTTTGAGGCCTTGTTTGGAGAGATGAAAGAGCTTGTTCCCATACAGTATTTTAGCAAGGGAAGAAGCAAGCCTTTGTTTCAGAAGGGGCACCCAACTAGGAGAAGAccacaagaacatcagaacagtCCTACTGGGtcggaccagtggcccatccagtccagcagccTTCCTCATACACTGgccctccagagagccagtttggtgtagtggttaagtgagcggactcttatctgggagaaccgggtttgattccccactcctccatttgcagctgctggaatggccttgggtcagccatagctctggcagaggtagtccttgaaacggcagctgctgtgagagccctctccagccccacccacctcacagggtgtctgttgtgggagaggaaggtaaaggagattgtgagccgctctgagactcttcggagtggagggcgggatataaatccagtatcttcatctaccacacagggtgtctgttgtggggggggggaggtaaaggagattgtgagccactctgagactcttcggagtggagggcgggatataaatccaatatcttaatctacctcacagggtgtctgttgtgggggaggaaggtaaaggagattgtgagccgctctgagactcttcagagtggagggcgggatataaatccagtatcttcatctacctcacagggtgtctgttgtgggggaggaaggtaaaggagattgtgagccgctctgagactcttcagagtggagggcgggatataaatccagtatcttcatctacctcacagggtgtctgttgtgggggggggaggtaagggagattgtgagccgctctgagactcttcggagtggagggcgggatataaatccagtatcttcatctacct
Protein-coding sequences here:
- the CLN6 gene encoding ceroid-lipofuscinosis neuronal protein 6 isoform X1 yields the protein MQGGSVRRRAAAAGSSPGRHGSAKEEEACRNSQFHFDLWFYFTLQNWLLDFGRPIAMILLPLEWFPLNKPSAGDYLHMAYNVITPFLLLKLIERSPKTLPRSMVYITIIIFVMGASIHLVGDSVNHRLIFSGYQLHLSVRENPIIKSLKPETLIDSFELLYYYDEYLGHSMWYIPFFLILCIYFSGCFIPKKEEPQIPVSALLLIGPSSLYYWYLVTEGQIFILFIFTFFAMMALVMHQKRKGLILDSNGRFLFYSFIITLVLIALWVGWLWNDKTLRKKYPGIIYVPEPWAFYTLHLNNLHSPMEENV